From Permianibacter aggregans, a single genomic window includes:
- the ndk gene encoding nucleoside-diphosphate kinase codes for MAVERTLSIVKPDAVGKNVIGEIFSRFERAGLKIVATKMMHLSKEKAEGFYAEHKERPFFGALVSFMTSGPVVVSVLEGENAVIRHREILGATDPKKAAAGTIRADYAVSVDENATHGSDSTTSAEREINYFFSKEEVCPRTR; via the coding sequence ATGGCTGTTGAACGCACCTTATCCATCGTTAAACCGGACGCTGTCGGCAAGAACGTCATTGGCGAAATCTTTTCGCGCTTTGAACGTGCCGGTCTGAAAATCGTTGCGACCAAGATGATGCATCTGTCGAAAGAAAAAGCGGAAGGTTTTTACGCTGAACACAAAGAGCGTCCGTTCTTCGGTGCACTGGTCAGCTTCATGACCTCGGGCCCGGTTGTGGTATCGGTGCTGGAAGGCGAGAACGCTGTGATTCGTCACCGCGAAATTCTCGGCGCCACCGATCCGAAGAAAGCCGCTGCCGGCACCATCCGTGCTGATTACGCGGTTTCGGTTGACGAAAACGCGACTCACGGTTCCGACAGCACCACGTCGGCCGAGCGCGAAATCAATTACTTCTTCAGCAAAGAAGAAGTCTGCCCGCGCACGCGCTAA
- the rlmN gene encoding 23S rRNA (adenine(2503)-C(2))-methyltransferase RlmN: MNTVAESHLPKTNLLGLDAKGMANFFESIGEKPFRATQLIKWIHQFGVDDFDAMSNISKALREKLAEVAEIRGPEVVTEQMSADGTIKWALRIDGGQLVETVFIPERDRGTLCVSSQVGCALDCAFCSTAQQGFNRNLEVHEIIGQVWLAARRLGALRTTGERKVTNVVMMGMGEPLLNFDNVVAAMQLMLDDNAYGLSKRRVTLSTSGVVPGLDKLRESIDVALAISLHAPDNALRDELVPINRKYPIEVLIPAVQRYVDESNAARKVTIEYVMLKGVNDSDEQARALARLLKDIPSKINLIPFNPFPRTRFECSSDERIERFGDILMQAGYTVITRRTRGDDIDAACGQLVGKVNDRTRRSQRNQAQANDPAQSIPVQQISL; the protein is encoded by the coding sequence ATGAACACGGTTGCCGAATCCCATTTGCCGAAAACCAATCTGCTGGGTCTTGATGCAAAAGGAATGGCGAACTTTTTCGAGTCGATCGGCGAAAAGCCGTTTCGTGCCACCCAGCTGATCAAATGGATACACCAGTTTGGCGTCGATGATTTCGACGCGATGAGCAATATCAGCAAGGCGCTGCGCGAAAAGCTGGCTGAGGTTGCCGAAATCCGTGGCCCGGAAGTGGTCACCGAACAGATGTCGGCGGACGGCACGATCAAATGGGCGTTGCGCATTGATGGTGGCCAGCTGGTCGAAACCGTTTTTATTCCAGAGCGCGATCGCGGCACGCTCTGCGTTTCTTCACAGGTTGGCTGCGCGCTCGATTGCGCGTTTTGCTCAACGGCCCAGCAGGGCTTCAATCGCAATCTCGAAGTGCATGAAATCATCGGCCAGGTCTGGCTGGCGGCTCGACGTTTAGGCGCGCTGCGCACCACCGGTGAACGCAAAGTCACCAACGTCGTGATGATGGGCATGGGCGAGCCACTGCTGAATTTTGATAACGTCGTCGCGGCGATGCAGCTGATGCTTGACGATAATGCCTACGGTTTGTCGAAGCGGCGCGTGACGCTGTCCACCTCTGGCGTTGTGCCGGGTCTGGACAAGCTGCGTGAAAGCATCGATGTCGCATTGGCCATTTCTCTGCATGCACCGGATAACGCGCTGCGTGATGAGCTGGTGCCGATCAATCGCAAATACCCGATTGAAGTGCTGATACCGGCGGTACAGCGCTATGTCGACGAATCCAACGCGGCGCGCAAAGTCACCATCGAATACGTCATGCTCAAAGGTGTCAACGACAGCGATGAGCAGGCTCGTGCGCTGGCGCGCTTGTTAAAAGATATACCGAGCAAAATAAATCTGATACCGTTCAACCCGTTTCCGCGCACCCGATTCGAGTGTTCGAGTGACGAACGTATCGAGCGCTTTGGCGACATTCTGATGCAGGCCGGTTACACCGTGATCACCCGTCGCACCCGCGGCGATGATATCGATGCCGCCTGCGGCCAGTTGGTCGGCAAAGTCAACGATCGCACCCGTCGCTCCCAGCGCAACCAGGCGCAGGCCAATGACCCGGCCCAGTCGATTCCGGTGCAGCAGATTTCGCTCTGA
- the pilW gene encoding type IV pilus biogenesis/stability protein PilW codes for MIRIVVSVLVLALSACASQPTSRTAAATTENKAATERLNAGWGYMGAGNFQRAKYHLDRALEHDPKNARVHAALGHYYAEVGEKKRANEAFEESIRLDRNDGDNLNLYGVFLCREGKYAAAEDQFKRAMNLKSYNNIAATLENAGLCALRSGNDEKAEEHFQRAVRHNPKQPDALLELGYLEFNKGNLVRARSYLDRYVGASTDTARSLWLGVQLANAQGDKDMVASWGLKLERLFPESEEAIQYADKRKQWRN; via the coding sequence ATGATTCGAATTGTGGTTTCCGTGCTCGTGCTGGCGCTCAGTGCTTGTGCCAGCCAACCAACCAGCCGCACTGCGGCGGCAACGACCGAAAACAAAGCCGCGACCGAGCGCCTGAACGCTGGCTGGGGTTACATGGGCGCCGGCAATTTCCAGCGCGCCAAATATCATCTTGACCGCGCTCTGGAGCACGACCCGAAAAATGCCAGGGTGCATGCGGCACTGGGCCATTATTACGCCGAAGTGGGCGAGAAAAAGCGCGCCAACGAGGCCTTTGAGGAATCGATCCGCCTGGACCGCAACGACGGTGACAACCTGAATCTCTATGGTGTGTTTCTGTGCCGCGAAGGCAAATACGCTGCCGCCGAAGATCAGTTCAAGCGGGCGATGAATCTGAAGTCCTATAACAATATCGCCGCGACGCTGGAAAACGCCGGTTTGTGTGCGCTCAGAAGCGGCAACGACGAAAAAGCCGAAGAGCATTTTCAGCGCGCGGTACGCCATAACCCGAAACAACCCGACGCGCTGCTGGAACTGGGCTATCTGGAATTCAACAAAGGCAATCTGGTTCGGGCTCGTTCTTATCTCGATCGTTATGTCGGTGCATCCACCGATACCGCTCGTTCTTTATGGCTGGGTGTACAACTGGCCAACGCGCAGGGTGACAAGGATATGGTCGCCAGCTGGGGTTTGAAATTGGAGCGACTGTTCCCGGAATCGGAAGAGGCAATCCAGTACGCAGACAAACGTAAACAATGGCGGAATTAA
- a CDS encoding RodZ domain-containing protein: protein MENPVHSSAGQRLRSAREAQQYTLEQASRHLHLDIQTLTSIEADETPDHIPVTYLRGYLRAYAKWLDLPSEEIVAEFNRKHEDTTTLTGLQSLSALPASSHGGGGGNWLKPVLIGVVLLAAVGAGVFLLPGLWQSLAPMLSSDKETLSEPASQSLSEGSLPLNLAPIEPTPEEIPAAVPTAEELAGTTTSTTAPAATTPTTTASATESTSATAEPLPGTAEVLQFNFNSECWVRVTDANDEVLAIGTKPAGHRMRVAGPAPLTVVLGNPTGVELLHNGRPVDLSGYPTARSATVTINALTRE from the coding sequence GTGGAAAACCCGGTTCACAGCTCAGCCGGACAACGGCTGCGTAGTGCACGTGAAGCCCAGCAATATACGCTGGAGCAGGCTTCCCGGCATTTGCACCTGGACATCCAGACGCTGACCAGCATCGAAGCCGATGAAACCCCGGATCATATTCCCGTCACCTATTTGCGCGGCTATTTGCGCGCTTACGCGAAATGGCTGGATCTGCCTTCCGAGGAAATCGTTGCCGAGTTCAATCGCAAGCACGAAGACACCACCACGCTGACTGGCCTGCAAAGCTTGTCGGCGCTGCCTGCCAGCAGCCATGGTGGCGGCGGTGGCAACTGGCTGAAGCCGGTGCTGATTGGAGTGGTGCTATTGGCTGCCGTTGGTGCCGGGGTATTTTTGTTGCCGGGTCTTTGGCAGTCACTGGCGCCAATGCTCAGCAGCGACAAGGAAACCTTGAGCGAGCCGGCAAGCCAATCGTTAAGTGAAGGCTCCTTGCCGTTGAACCTGGCACCGATTGAGCCGACCCCGGAAGAAATTCCGGCGGCGGTGCCCACAGCCGAAGAGCTGGCCGGCACCACGACGTCGACAACCGCGCCGGCGGCGACAACGCCCACGACGACAGCTTCTGCAACCGAAAGCACGAGCGCTACTGCTGAGCCATTGCCGGGTACCGCCGAGGTGCTGCAATTCAATTTCAATAGTGAATGCTGGGTGCGTGTCACCGATGCCAACGATGAAGTGTTGGCCATTGGTACCAAGCCCGCCGGCCATCGGATGCGAGTCGCCGGCCCGGCGCCACTGACGGTGGTGCTCGGTAACCCGACCGGTGTTGAGCTGCTGCATAATGGCCGTCCGGTCGATTTGAGTGGTTACCCGACCGCGCGCTCGGCCACCGTCACGATCAATGCCTTAACCCGCGAGTAA
- the ispG gene encoding flavodoxin-dependent (E)-4-hydroxy-3-methylbut-2-enyl-diphosphate synthase yields the protein MKVQSWIQRRPTRQIKVGNVLIGGDAPISVQSMTNTETTEVEATVKQIQQLANAGADIVRVSVPTMDAAEAFKLIRQQSPVPLVADIHFDYRIALKVADYGVDCLRINPGNIGKEERIRAVVEAARDRGIPIRIGVNAGSLEKELQEKYGEPTPEALVESAFRHIDILDRLNFHDFKVSVKASNVYMAVHAYRLLSKQIDNPLHLGITEAGGFRSGSVKSAIGLGMLLAEGIGDTIRVSLAADPVEEVKVGWDILKSLNLRTRGVNIIACPTCSRAEFDVIATVNELERRLEDVRLPLDVSVIGCVVNGPGEASESDVGLTGGFSGSMLYNDGEKQEKIPNDQILERLEKAVRLKVAEREQLIHSASKGAPVLKVENQ from the coding sequence ATGAAAGTGCAAAGCTGGATCCAGCGTCGTCCCACCCGTCAGATCAAGGTCGGCAATGTGCTGATCGGCGGTGATGCCCCGATCAGCGTGCAGAGCATGACCAACACCGAAACCACTGAGGTCGAGGCGACGGTCAAACAGATTCAACAACTGGCCAATGCTGGCGCCGATATCGTGCGCGTGTCGGTGCCAACGATGGACGCGGCCGAAGCGTTCAAGCTGATTCGCCAGCAATCGCCAGTGCCGCTGGTTGCCGATATCCATTTCGATTACCGCATCGCGCTGAAAGTCGCCGATTACGGCGTCGACTGCCTGCGCATCAATCCGGGCAATATCGGCAAAGAAGAGCGCATTCGCGCTGTCGTCGAAGCGGCGCGTGATCGCGGTATTCCGATTCGTATCGGCGTCAACGCCGGTTCGCTGGAAAAAGAACTGCAGGAAAAATACGGCGAGCCGACACCGGAAGCGCTGGTTGAATCGGCGTTCCGTCATATCGACATTCTCGATCGCCTGAACTTTCACGATTTCAAAGTCAGCGTCAAAGCCTCGAACGTGTATATGGCGGTGCACGCTTATCGCTTGCTGTCGAAGCAAATCGACAATCCGCTGCATTTGGGCATCACCGAGGCTGGCGGTTTTCGCTCCGGCTCGGTGAAATCGGCGATTGGCCTCGGCATGCTGCTGGCCGAGGGCATTGGCGACACGATTCGCGTGTCACTGGCCGCTGACCCGGTCGAAGAAGTCAAAGTCGGCTGGGATATTCTGAAGTCGCTGAATCTGCGTACCCGTGGCGTCAATATCATTGCTTGCCCGACGTGTTCACGTGCCGAATTCGATGTTATCGCGACCGTCAATGAGCTGGAACGTCGGCTGGAAGATGTGCGCTTGCCGCTTGATGTGTCGGTCATCGGTTGCGTCGTCAACGGCCCTGGTGAAGCCTCGGAGTCCGATGTCGGACTGACCGGCGGTTTCAGCGGTTCAATGTTGTACAACGATGGCGAAAAGCAGGAAAAAATTCCCAACGACCAGATTCTTGAGCGGCTGGAAAAAGCCGTGCGGCTGAAAGTCGCCGAGCGCGAGCAACTGATTCATAGCGCCAGCAAAGGTGCGCCAGTGTTGAAAGTGGAAAATCAATAA
- the hisS gene encoding histidine--tRNA ligase: MSKIQSVRGMNDVLPAQSPTWQKLESALRTLMGQYGYEEIRMPIVEKTQLFARAVGEVTDIVEKEMYTFVDRDKESLSLRPEGTASCVRAGIEHGLLYNQEQRLWYMGPMFRHERPQKGRYRQFHQLGVETFGIPGPDVDAELILMTARLWRELGFADKVVLHINSLGSNEARNAYRAALVDYLRQHESVLDEDCKRRLETNPLRVLDSKNPDVQAVLNHAPRLLDCLDAESKAHFDGLCALLDANGVDYVVNPKLVRGLDYYNRTVFEWMTDALGAQGTICGGGRYDGLVEQLGGHATTACGFAMGLERLVLLMETLSGTESPRVADVFVVALGETAQVKAMQLSEQLRSDTALRVQLCHGGGNLKKQMKKADRSGALFAIILGDSELERGVAAIKSLRIDAEQIECPLSELASRLVQSMKTA; the protein is encoded by the coding sequence ATGAGCAAAATCCAATCCGTGCGCGGCATGAACGATGTGCTGCCGGCACAATCGCCGACTTGGCAAAAACTCGAAAGTGCCTTGCGTACATTGATGGGTCAATACGGTTACGAAGAAATCCGTATGCCGATCGTCGAGAAAACCCAGTTGTTCGCGCGCGCGGTCGGTGAAGTCACCGATATCGTAGAAAAGGAAATGTACACCTTTGTCGATCGCGACAAGGAATCATTGAGTTTGCGTCCGGAAGGTACGGCCAGTTGTGTGCGTGCCGGCATTGAACATGGGCTTTTATACAATCAGGAGCAGCGGCTCTGGTACATGGGCCCGATGTTCCGTCACGAACGTCCGCAGAAAGGCCGTTATCGCCAATTTCACCAGCTTGGTGTGGAAACTTTTGGTATTCCAGGGCCGGATGTCGATGCCGAATTGATTCTGATGACCGCGCGTCTGTGGCGCGAACTCGGCTTTGCTGACAAGGTTGTGCTGCATATCAACAGCCTTGGCTCCAATGAAGCGCGCAATGCCTATCGCGCCGCGCTCGTGGACTACTTGCGCCAGCACGAATCGGTGCTCGATGAAGACTGCAAGCGCCGACTGGAAACCAATCCGCTGCGTGTACTCGACAGCAAAAATCCGGATGTGCAGGCGGTGCTGAACCATGCACCGCGTCTGCTTGACTGTCTCGATGCCGAATCGAAAGCGCATTTCGACGGTTTGTGCGCGCTGCTCGACGCCAATGGCGTTGACTACGTCGTCAACCCGAAACTGGTGCGTGGTCTTGATTACTACAACCGCACGGTGTTCGAGTGGATGACCGATGCGCTCGGCGCGCAAGGCACCATCTGCGGCGGCGGTCGTTACGATGGCTTGGTCGAACAGCTCGGCGGCCATGCGACGACCGCTTGTGGTTTCGCGATGGGTCTGGAGCGGCTGGTGCTGCTGATGGAAACCTTGAGCGGCACCGAGTCGCCGCGGGTGGCCGATGTCTTTGTCGTCGCGCTAGGCGAAACGGCGCAAGTGAAAGCGATGCAGCTCAGCGAGCAGTTGCGCAGCGACACCGCGTTACGGGTACAACTGTGCCATGGTGGCGGTAATCTGAAAAAACAGATGAAAAAAGCCGACCGCAGCGGCGCGCTGTTCGCGATTATTCTCGGCGATTCCGAGCTGGAACGTGGCGTTGCCGCGATCAAGTCTCTACGAATCGACGCAGAACAGATAGAATGCCCGCTTTCCGAATTGGCCAGCCGGCTGGTTCAGTCAATGAAAACCGCATAA
- a CDS encoding YfgM family protein, which translates to MDEILTEEQQLEKVRQWWKDNGVSVVLGLVLGLGALAGWRFWQSHQSETAMSASAAFEQVVKLSEQADKKAEFVAAAEALAKDHQGTVYAQFGQLYLARASVNDADLDKAAGLLQAVVNEAAHPALKHTATLRLARIRLAQGNAEQALQLAQISKDDAGTYHGAYAMVRGDALLALNREAEAHAAFEEAKAAGDVIATHPELDLKLDVTSL; encoded by the coding sequence GTGGACGAAATTCTGACCGAAGAACAACAACTTGAGAAAGTGCGCCAGTGGTGGAAAGACAATGGCGTCTCGGTGGTGCTGGGCCTGGTGTTGGGCCTTGGTGCACTGGCGGGCTGGCGTTTTTGGCAGTCGCACCAGAGCGAAACAGCGATGTCAGCTTCTGCAGCGTTTGAGCAGGTGGTGAAACTTTCCGAACAAGCCGACAAGAAAGCCGAGTTCGTGGCGGCGGCCGAAGCACTGGCCAAAGACCATCAAGGCACGGTTTACGCCCAGTTTGGCCAGCTCTACCTGGCGCGCGCGTCAGTCAATGATGCGGATTTGGACAAAGCGGCCGGCTTGTTGCAGGCGGTAGTCAATGAAGCCGCCCACCCGGCACTGAAGCATACGGCGACACTGCGTCTGGCCCGTATTCGCCTTGCCCAGGGCAATGCCGAGCAAGCACTGCAACTGGCGCAAATCAGTAAGGATGATGCCGGTACTTACCATGGTGCTTACGCCATGGTCCGTGGTGATGCGCTGCTGGCACTGAACCGTGAAGCCGAAGCGCATGCAGCGTTTGAAGAAGCGAAAGCGGCTGGCGATGTCATCGCCACCCATCCGGAACTGGATCTGAAACTCGATGTCACATCGCTCTGA
- the bamB gene encoding outer membrane protein assembly factor BamB, which translates to MKLSFRAAGLAALLVVTVSCSTDEDAIVVSPVPAFSPSFEPDVLWTYQVDTTAWEATSNGLGAAWRAIWPWSGSPGKDRPLDIQTPAQLQPVLYQDKLYVGNGRGLMVALDKEGNEHWRHWQGVHASGGFSAGLNLIAYGTLNGEVIALNAETGEELWRNLVSSEVIAPPTVGEGKVVVRTIDGRLFALDATSGERLWQADRNVPLLTQRGTSAPVLVGGIVIAGFDNGKVAAFRAENGQQLWEKRIGQPTGRSEIERIADVDSTPVIYGTSMYAASFNGSVVAIDLRNGETQWQRELSTYQNVAVDLQTLVVSTARGHVTAIDRQSGYVVWTQKDLENRRLSAPAIIGDYIVVADFEGQVYWLNRTDGKFVSRYKIGGAGKGESTQYVGKHTRTVKLDDSASENPLQAPPLVFDGLVLLYDSDDKLTLLKLP; encoded by the coding sequence ATGAAATTATCGTTCCGCGCTGCCGGTCTGGCAGCGCTTTTAGTTGTTACCGTTTCCTGCAGCACTGACGAAGACGCGATTGTGGTGTCGCCGGTGCCGGCTTTCTCGCCAAGTTTTGAGCCGGATGTTCTGTGGACCTATCAGGTTGACACCACCGCCTGGGAAGCGACCAGTAATGGTCTCGGCGCCGCCTGGCGCGCGATTTGGCCCTGGTCGGGTTCTCCTGGCAAAGATCGTCCGCTGGATATCCAGACGCCGGCGCAACTGCAACCGGTGCTGTACCAAGACAAACTCTATGTCGGCAATGGCCGTGGCCTGATGGTGGCGCTCGACAAAGAAGGCAATGAGCATTGGCGCCATTGGCAAGGCGTGCACGCTTCCGGCGGTTTCTCGGCCGGCCTGAATCTGATTGCCTATGGCACGCTGAATGGCGAAGTCATCGCGCTGAATGCCGAAACCGGCGAAGAGCTGTGGCGCAATCTGGTGTCCTCGGAAGTCATTGCCCCGCCGACGGTCGGTGAAGGCAAGGTGGTTGTCCGCACCATCGACGGTCGTTTGTTTGCACTGGACGCTACCAGCGGTGAGCGCTTGTGGCAGGCCGATCGCAATGTGCCGCTGCTGACCCAGCGCGGTACCAGTGCACCGGTATTGGTCGGTGGCATCGTCATTGCAGGTTTCGACAACGGCAAAGTCGCGGCATTTCGCGCCGAAAACGGTCAGCAGTTATGGGAAAAACGCATTGGTCAGCCGACCGGCCGTTCTGAAATCGAACGTATTGCTGATGTCGATTCAACGCCAGTGATTTACGGCACGTCGATGTATGCCGCCAGCTTTAACGGCAGTGTTGTCGCCATTGATTTGCGCAACGGCGAAACCCAGTGGCAGCGTGAGTTGTCGACCTATCAGAACGTTGCGGTCGATTTGCAAACGCTGGTGGTTTCGACCGCGCGCGGTCATGTCACTGCCATTGATCGTCAGTCCGGCTATGTCGTCTGGACCCAGAAAGATCTGGAAAACCGCCGCCTGAGCGCGCCGGCGATTATCGGCGATTACATTGTTGTCGCCGATTTCGAAGGCCAGGTCTACTGGTTGAACCGCACCGATGGCAAATTCGTGTCGCGCTACAAGATTGGCGGCGCTGGCAAAGGCGAAAGTACGCAATATGTCGGCAAGCACACACGCACTGTCAAACTCGACGACAGCGCCAGCGAAAATCCGCTGCAAGCGCCACCGTTGGTATTCGATGGCTTGGTGCTGCTTTACGATAGCGACGACAAGCTGACACTGTTGAAGCTGCCGTAA
- the der gene encoding ribosome biogenesis GTPase Der: MLPVIALVGRPNVGKSTLFNQLTRSRDALVADMPGLTRDRKYGHAELHGHRVILIDTGGITGEEEGIDWEMAKQSRLAMQEADLVVFLCDARDGLTPVDEELAQELRQLNKACLLVVNKIDGLNPDIALPEFFAVGLGEPAAIAAAHGRGVSLLGEAMLARLNLEPVAIDDEEGEAAEEAVDPNRPVRMAIVGRPNVGKSTLVNRLLGEDRVVVFDHPGTTRDSIYIDMERRGKKYTLIDTAGVRKRGKVFEAVEKFSVVKTLQAIEDADVVVLLMDASENVTEQDLHLLGYIMEAGRAVVIAANKWDGLDNDQRQLIKDEIDRRLGFADFARLHFISALHGTGVGDLFESVHEAFDCANLSVSTSKMTDLLEQAQREFQAPQVNRRRVKMRYAHLGGHNPFRIVIHGTQVARLPIHYQRYLVNFYRRELKLVGAPIKLELKDSENPFKDKKNVLSERQAQRRKRMIRARKKGK; encoded by the coding sequence ATGCTTCCGGTAATTGCCCTTGTTGGCCGCCCCAATGTCGGTAAATCGACATTATTCAATCAACTGACCCGCTCACGCGACGCATTGGTCGCCGATATGCCGGGTCTGACCCGCGATCGCAAATACGGTCATGCCGAATTGCATGGTCATCGCGTGATCCTGATCGACACCGGCGGTATCACCGGCGAAGAAGAAGGCATCGATTGGGAGATGGCCAAGCAATCGCGTCTGGCGATGCAGGAAGCCGATCTGGTTGTGTTTCTCTGCGATGCTCGCGATGGCTTGACCCCGGTTGACGAAGAACTGGCGCAAGAGCTGCGGCAGTTGAACAAAGCTTGTCTGCTGGTCGTCAACAAAATTGACGGCCTGAATCCCGATATCGCGCTGCCGGAGTTTTTTGCGGTGGGTCTTGGCGAGCCAGCAGCGATTGCTGCCGCTCATGGTCGCGGTGTGTCGCTGCTTGGCGAGGCAATGCTGGCCAGGCTGAACCTGGAACCGGTCGCCATTGATGATGAAGAAGGCGAAGCCGCCGAGGAAGCAGTCGATCCAAACCGGCCGGTGCGCATGGCGATTGTTGGTCGCCCGAACGTTGGCAAATCGACGTTGGTTAATCGCTTGCTTGGCGAAGATCGGGTGGTCGTATTTGACCACCCAGGCACCACTCGCGATTCGATTTATATCGATATGGAACGGCGTGGAAAAAAATACACGCTGATCGACACGGCCGGTGTCCGCAAGCGCGGCAAAGTGTTTGAGGCCGTGGAAAAGTTCTCGGTGGTCAAAACTTTGCAGGCGATCGAAGACGCTGATGTCGTTGTGTTGCTGATGGATGCCAGCGAAAACGTCACCGAACAGGATTTGCATTTGCTTGGCTATATCATGGAAGCCGGGCGTGCGGTCGTCATTGCCGCCAATAAATGGGATGGTCTGGATAACGACCAGCGTCAATTGATCAAAGATGAAATCGATCGCCGTTTGGGCTTTGCCGATTTCGCCCGTCTGCATTTTATTTCGGCCTTGCACGGTACCGGTGTCGGTGACTTGTTCGAGTCGGTGCATGAAGCCTTTGATTGCGCCAATCTGTCGGTATCGACCAGCAAGATGACTGATTTGCTGGAGCAAGCCCAGCGCGAATTCCAGGCGCCGCAGGTCAATCGGCGTCGGGTGAAGATGCGTTACGCGCATCTTGGCGGCCACAATCCGTTTCGTATCGTTATTCACGGTACCCAGGTGGCCAGATTACCGATTCATTACCAACGTTATCTGGTCAATTTCTATCGCCGCGAGCTGAAGCTCGTTGGAGCGCCGATCAAACTGGAATTGAAAGACAGTGAGAATCCGTTCAAGGATAAAAAGAATGTGCTGTCCGAGCGTCAGGCCCAGCGCCGTAAGCGAATGATTCGGGCCCGAAAAAAAGGCAAATAA
- a CDS encoding methyl-accepting chemotaxis protein, translating into MATAKSSIGRKFLFLIGGGVGALAVVAIVGASILGSYIHDLSLAATLQKESALLTNHFSTAIQEWKNVLLRGADASQREKYWSQFQDEVKDSHRQVKALNVNLEKLGLTSVINELQKFDKQLTSAEARYEKGFQVYVSSGNSAPAADAEVKGVDRGVKETLTSFIEALDKEIAAIESRSQTSITIIISLIVVISILTLIGLQMAVNRSIVQRAASLNDQMQTLSTGDLRKRVDMVGEDEIAEIARELENFRQFVANLTAQVTEVSRELQTSSSAVNQGAQQIASNASEGEHQIHQAASALTEMAATIQEVARHANQTAEQTEHVATGTETALAQMVKSSGISQQLANEMASAAQIVAQLRDETKNIGQVLDVIKGIAEQTNLLALNAAIEAARAGEQGRGFAVVADEVRNLAQRTQESTSEIQQIIQNVQVGANNAANAMEHGNQRSRESAEQSESARQGLASIADSVTGIRDMNTQIATAAEEQNSVVTEITRNVNAIADGAKESANAARSGANTASNLSTLATRLNQMIANIKV; encoded by the coding sequence ATGGCTACGGCGAAGTCCAGTATTGGTCGCAAGTTCCTGTTCCTGATTGGCGGCGGTGTTGGCGCGCTCGCCGTCGTCGCGATTGTAGGAGCCTCGATCCTTGGCTCCTACATTCACGACCTGTCCTTGGCCGCGACACTACAAAAAGAAAGTGCGCTACTGACCAACCATTTCAGCACCGCGATTCAGGAATGGAAAAACGTATTGCTGCGTGGCGCCGACGCCAGCCAGCGAGAAAAGTATTGGTCGCAGTTTCAGGACGAAGTAAAAGACTCTCATCGCCAAGTCAAAGCCCTAAATGTCAACCTGGAAAAACTCGGATTGACGTCGGTCATCAATGAACTGCAAAAGTTTGACAAGCAATTGACCAGTGCCGAAGCTCGCTATGAAAAAGGCTTTCAAGTGTATGTCTCTTCCGGCAATAGCGCCCCCGCCGCTGATGCTGAAGTCAAAGGAGTAGATCGCGGCGTCAAGGAAACCCTGACCAGCTTTATCGAAGCACTTGACAAAGAAATCGCCGCCATCGAAAGCCGCTCTCAAACCAGCATTACGATTATCATCAGTTTGATAGTCGTCATCTCAATTTTGACGCTGATTGGTTTGCAGATGGCCGTCAATCGCAGCATTGTTCAGCGCGCCGCCAGCCTCAATGACCAAATGCAAACGTTATCAACCGGTGATCTACGCAAACGCGTTGATATGGTCGGTGAAGACGAGATTGCCGAGATTGCCCGCGAGTTGGAAAACTTCCGCCAATTCGTTGCCAACCTGACCGCTCAAGTCACCGAAGTGTCGCGTGAATTGCAAACTAGCAGTAGCGCCGTCAATCAAGGCGCGCAACAAATTGCCAGCAATGCCAGCGAAGGCGAACACCAGATCCACCAGGCTGCTTCAGCGCTGACTGAAATGGCGGCAACGATTCAGGAAGTCGCCCGTCACGCCAACCAAACCGCTGAGCAAACCGAACATGTCGCAACCGGCACTGAAACTGCGCTGGCGCAAATGGTTAAGTCCTCGGGCATCTCGCAACAGCTCGCCAATGAAATGGCATCGGCCGCGCAAATCGTTGCGCAGTTGCGTGATGAAACGAAGAACATCGGTCAGGTGCTTGACGTCATTAAAGGCATTGCCGAACAAACCAATTTGCTGGCGCTGAACGCCGCGATTGAAGCGGCGCGTGCCGGTGAACAGGGCCGTGGCTTTGCAGTGGTGGCCGATGAAGTACGTAACTTGGCGCAGCGCACTCAAGAGTCGACCAGCGAAATTCAGCAAATAATCCAGAACGTTCAGGTCGGCGCCAACAATGCGGCCAATGCCATGGAACATGGCAACCAACGCTCACGTGAAAGTGCCGAGCAAAGCGAAAGCGCACGCCAGGGTTTGGCCTCGATTGCTGACTCGGTCACCGGTATTCGTGACATGAATACCCAAATCGCGACGGCGGCTGAAGAGCAGAACTCGGTGGTCACCGAAATCACCCGCAACGTCAACGCCATCGCCGATGGCGCCAAGGAAAGCGCCAATGCCGCCCGCAGCGGCGCCAACACCGCCAGCAATCTGTCGACGCTGGCTACGCGCTTGAATCAGATGATTGCCAATATCAAAGTTTGA